One part of the Candidatus Wallbacteria bacterium genome encodes these proteins:
- a CDS encoding radical SAM protein: MRASLAAGKIILSFPGRLESIPPCTTAYFIVGGSCTGKCLFCSQSRLSGKQPGHSRLSRVSWPEIELPVQEIIRRVNQISEFRRSCFQCTRKLSLQDLREMTEFCRIAIKPVSISASPDCDPEALLALPAVDHLNLSLDCATERHFSEMKGGSWDEFWQLLERLARTYPGKIRTHLIAGLGETDQEFLDTMLRLKNIGIGWGLFSFFPLAGTPLAQRGRIPRKRYRFLQMASYCLQNNLLNSGDFSLKDDFICGFKIENQAIREIAGSGKPFLTSGCSGCNRPFYNESAREEPYNFHRPLTEGEIARIISELFD, translated from the coding sequence ATGAGAGCTTCCCTGGCAGCTGGAAAAATCATCTTATCTTTCCCCGGCAGGCTGGAGTCCATCCCGCCTTGCACAACAGCTTATTTTATCGTCGGTGGCAGCTGCACTGGAAAATGTCTTTTCTGCAGCCAGTCCAGGCTGAGCGGCAAGCAGCCAGGTCACAGCAGGCTCTCACGGGTAAGCTGGCCTGAAATCGAGCTCCCGGTTCAGGAGATAATCCGGAGAGTCAACCAGATCAGCGAATTCAGAAGGTCCTGTTTCCAGTGCACCAGAAAACTCAGCCTGCAGGACTTGCGGGAAATGACGGAATTCTGCAGAATTGCAATTAAACCTGTTTCCATCTCAGCTTCACCGGATTGCGACCCGGAAGCGTTGCTCGCTCTGCCTGCTGTCGACCATCTCAATCTCTCCCTTGACTGTGCAACTGAACGGCATTTCAGCGAAATGAAAGGAGGCTCCTGGGATGAATTCTGGCAGCTGCTGGAGCGCCTGGCCAGGACTTATCCTGGTAAAATCAGGACACATCTGATCGCCGGACTGGGTGAAACTGATCAGGAATTTCTGGACACCATGCTCAGGCTGAAAAACATAGGCATCGGCTGGGGTTTGTTTTCTTTTTTTCCGCTTGCAGGTACGCCTCTTGCACAGCGAGGGAGAATCCCTCGAAAACGCTACCGTTTTCTGCAGATGGCCAGTTATTGTCTGCAGAACAACCTGCTCAATTCAGGTGATTTCAGTTTGAAGGATGACTTTATCTGTGGTTTTAAAATCGAAAATCAGGCAATCCGGGAAATCGCAGGTTCAGGAAAACCCTTTCTGACCAGCGGCTGTTCAGGATGCAACAGGCCGTTTTACAATGAAAGTGCCCGTGAAGAGCCTTATAATTTCCATCGCCCTCTGACTGAGGGCGAAATCGCCAGGATAATCAGTGAATTATTTGATTAA
- a CDS encoding tetratricopeptide repeat protein codes for MGKIRIAVLAAFLIMLTAAYADTLFLKNGVILHGKVKELSDNTVYLASPEGEQVKIKEDKIESLVFSEHSTGIFEGSYRNFKFKIAFPMPADFWYLKEGDLKDNLLITLSKEKDIREDATLIKMYVIEMLPEEYPDLRQYPKNEKQMVQTSEKILKGLLPDDTARITKEMYQNSSEVLFFKQMTTYTKKMVFGNELLFKQINLVTFAQNKAFVILYDASELNYDRDLPYFTKTAGEFEFIGEYPIYDVFNNLGNIYFYDQKYKESLRYFEAAMKEKVDPDILNKVGIIYSKLGDFRKAREFFEQALKMMPVDAKVKFNMENTGEKHYSGFGVDGK; via the coding sequence ATGGGAAAAATTAGAATTGCGGTTTTGGCGGCTTTTTTAATCATGCTGACTGCAGCTTATGCGGACACGCTCTTTTTAAAGAACGGCGTGATTCTGCACGGCAAGGTCAAGGAGCTTTCTGACAACACTGTTTATCTGGCCAGCCCTGAAGGTGAGCAGGTGAAGATCAAGGAAGACAAGATCGAAAGCCTGGTTTTTTCGGAGCATTCAACAGGCATTTTTGAAGGATCATACAGGAATTTCAAGTTCAAGATCGCTTTCCCGATGCCAGCGGATTTCTGGTACCTGAAGGAAGGAGATCTGAAAGACAACCTGCTGATCACGCTTTCCAAGGAAAAAGATATCAGGGAAGACGCCACTTTGATCAAAATGTATGTGATCGAAATGCTGCCCGAGGAGTATCCTGACCTGAGGCAGTACCCGAAAAATGAAAAACAGATGGTGCAGACTTCTGAAAAGATCCTGAAAGGGCTTCTGCCTGACGACACTGCCCGCATCACCAAGGAAATGTACCAGAACTCCAGCGAAGTGCTTTTTTTCAAGCAGATGACCACATATACAAAGAAAATGGTGTTCGGGAACGAATTGCTTTTCAAGCAGATAAACCTGGTCACTTTCGCCCAGAACAAGGCTTTCGTGATTCTCTACGATGCCAGTGAGTTGAACTATGACAGGGATCTGCCGTATTTCACGAAAACAGCGGGTGAGTTTGAATTTATCGGCGAATATCCGATCTATGATGTTTTCAACAATCTGGGCAACATCTATTTCTATGATCAGAAATACAAGGAATCACTGCGTTATTTTGAGGCAGCGATGAAGGAAAAAGTGGATCCCGACATTCTGAACAAAGTCGGCATTATTTATTCCAAGCTGGGTGATTTCAGGAAAGCCCGGGAATTCTTCGAACAGGCTCTGAAAATGATGCCTGTGGACGCCAAGGTAAAGTTCAATATGGAGAATACTGGGGAGAAACACTATAGCGGATTCGGTGTAGATGGGAAGTAA